In Wolinella succinogenes DSM 1740, a single genomic region encodes these proteins:
- a CDS encoding phosphatidate cytidylyltransferase, whose protein sequence is MLDRLKSIEPARLYTAGILIAIILLVVFINSYFVMWAFFGICYLLAFYEASKLYGSQSIGIYAAAIFIWALSAIYPAPLETLFLVLVILASYQAFTKKGSWNDLMPLLYPTVPFLFLLALYKDYGIGAIVWLIFVVALTDTAAFFGGKMFGTRRFSETSPNKTQEGVFIGVAVATLIGTLAGLSTVSFEKAFAITVLTSLASVFGDLYESYLKREAGVKDSGRLFPGHGGILDRADGFMFGGIIMLVCLRGLAG, encoded by the coding sequence ATGCTAGATAGACTCAAAAGCATCGAACCAGCGCGCCTCTACACCGCAGGAATCCTCATCGCCATCATCTTATTGGTGGTCTTTATCAATAGTTACTTCGTCATGTGGGCTTTCTTTGGCATCTGCTATCTTTTAGCCTTTTATGAAGCCTCCAAGCTTTATGGAAGCCAAAGTATCGGGATCTACGCCGCTGCCATCTTCATTTGGGCGCTCTCAGCCATCTATCCTGCCCCTTTGGAGACACTCTTTTTGGTGCTCGTGATTCTCGCCTCTTATCAAGCCTTCACCAAAAAAGGCTCATGGAACGATCTAATGCCCCTGCTCTATCCCACCGTGCCTTTCCTCTTTCTCTTGGCGCTCTATAAGGATTATGGCATCGGAGCGATTGTCTGGCTCATCTTTGTGGTCGCCCTCACCGATACTGCCGCCTTTTTTGGGGGCAAGATGTTTGGCACTCGACGCTTTAGTGAAACTTCACCCAATAAGACCCAAGAGGGAGTCTTTATTGGAGTGGCGGTTGCAACGCTCATAGGCACGCTTGCGGGGCTCTCTACGGTGAGCTTTGAGAAAGCCTTTGCCATCACTGTCCTCACCAGCCTTGCCTCCGTTTTTGGTGACCTCTATGAGAGTTACCTCAAGCGCGAAGCGGGAGTGAAAGATAGCGGACGCCTCTTCCCTGGGCATGGAGGAATCCTTGATCGCGCCGATGGATTCATGTTTGGCGGAATTATCATGCTCGTTTGCCTTAGAGGATTGGCGGGTTGA
- a CDS encoding metal-dependent hydrolase, whose protein sequence is MLARTHLAFALGIATLPLYALSLVDKATLQGVEVSLYLSGVALGSLLPDIDEPNSTLGRQLPLLSSLFHRLFGHRGATHSFLFPFGVALPGWGIASSQGIALEAVIGLWLGVWLHLIGDMLTKSGIPLWLPWSERPIALLPLSYRFKTGGIIDLALGGIFGALFAYLGLNLWGSSLSITRFL, encoded by the coding sequence ATGCTCGCTCGCACCCACCTCGCTTTTGCCTTAGGTATTGCCACTCTGCCTCTTTACGCTCTCTCCTTGGTGGATAAAGCGACGTTGCAAGGAGTTGAGGTCTCACTCTATCTTAGTGGAGTTGCCCTTGGATCCCTTTTGCCTGATATTGATGAGCCAAACTCCACCCTAGGTCGCCAATTACCCCTCCTCTCCTCCCTCTTCCATCGCCTTTTTGGGCATCGAGGGGCAACCCACTCTTTTCTCTTTCCCTTTGGAGTGGCTCTCCCAGGATGGGGAATAGCAAGCTCTCAGGGGATTGCCCTAGAGGCGGTGATTGGCTTGTGGCTTGGGGTGTGGCTCCACCTCATAGGCGATATGCTCACCAAAAGTGGGATTCCTCTTTGGCTTCCTTGGAGTGAGCGCCCTATCGCTCTTTTGCCCCTGTCCTATCGCTTTAAAACAGGGGGAATCATCGATCTAGCTCTAGGGGGAATCTTTGGCGCACTTTTTGCCTATCTTGGATTAAACCTTTGGGGTAGCTCCCTATCGATAACCCGCTTTTTATAA
- the mnmG gene encoding tRNA uridine-5-carboxymethylaminomethyl(34) synthesis enzyme MnmG, translating to MRDFDVIVVGGGHAGIEAAHASARMGCKTLLLTILVEQIGAASCNPAIGGLAKGHLVKEIDALGGVMGKVTDLCGLQFRTLNASKGPAVRGTRAQIDMDRYRIMMRNLCLTTPNLTVAQEMVEELIVEEGAVLGVRTQIGREYRSAKVIMTTGTFLNGLVHIGNRTSSNGRVGEPSSIKLSESLRSLGLEVGRLKTGTCARIASESIDFSVMEQHPGDLPPPPFSFSTKKEEFAPTQLPCYVTYTNEKTHEIIRSNFHRAPMFTGQIEGIGPRYCPSIEDKVNRFKERERHQIFVEPQTLEATEYYLNGLTTSMPFDVQEAMIRSMAGLQNARIVRYGYAIEYDYVNPVELKHTLETKKIKNLYLAGQINGTTGYEEAGAQGLAAGINAALSVKGEEPFVLRRDEAYLGVLIDDLVTKGTKEPYRMFTSRAEYRLLLREDNAEFRLLRHGARFGLVEEEALLALQKDEQSIHGGLVHLRESSATPSKETLAFLEEMGEEKINDKTTWLAIAGRKSFDEAKLRKISPLFEEMSERALGQVLIEAKYASYIQKQQESVGSMQEMLKVKIPEGFIFDTVPGLSLEVIEKLKRFNPPTLFAASEISGITPASLDVLHLYIHLRGKESVD from the coding sequence ATGAGAGATTTTGATGTGATTGTCGTAGGCGGTGGACACGCAGGAATCGAAGCGGCACACGCTTCGGCGCGCATGGGTTGCAAGACGCTTTTGCTCACGATTCTAGTCGAGCAGATTGGAGCGGCTAGTTGTAACCCCGCCATTGGCGGGCTGGCCAAGGGGCATTTGGTCAAAGAGATTGACGCTCTAGGGGGCGTGATGGGCAAGGTGACTGATCTTTGCGGATTGCAGTTTCGCACGCTCAATGCCTCTAAAGGACCCGCAGTGAGAGGGACGCGTGCGCAGATCGATATGGATCGCTATCGCATCATGATGCGCAATCTCTGCCTCACCACCCCTAATCTCACGGTTGCCCAAGAGATGGTCGAAGAGCTCATCGTTGAAGAGGGGGCGGTTTTAGGAGTGCGCACGCAGATTGGGCGCGAGTATCGAAGCGCCAAGGTGATCATGACGACAGGAACTTTTTTGAATGGCTTGGTGCATATTGGGAATAGAACCTCTTCCAATGGGCGCGTGGGCGAGCCCTCTTCGATCAAGCTTTCCGAATCGTTGCGTTCCTTGGGGTTAGAGGTGGGACGACTCAAAACAGGTACCTGCGCTAGAATCGCCTCAGAGAGCATTGATTTTTCGGTGATGGAGCAGCACCCAGGCGATCTTCCTCCGCCCCCTTTTAGCTTTAGCACTAAAAAAGAGGAGTTTGCTCCCACTCAGCTCCCCTGCTATGTCACCTATACCAATGAAAAGACCCACGAGATCATCCGCTCTAATTTTCATCGTGCCCCGATGTTTACGGGTCAGATTGAGGGAATCGGGCCTCGCTACTGTCCTAGTATCGAAGATAAGGTGAATCGCTTCAAAGAGCGGGAGCGTCATCAGATATTTGTGGAGCCTCAAACGCTGGAGGCGACCGAGTATTATCTCAATGGCCTCACCACCTCTATGCCTTTTGATGTTCAGGAGGCAATGATTCGCTCGATGGCGGGGCTGCAGAACGCACGAATCGTTCGATATGGCTATGCCATCGAGTATGATTATGTCAACCCTGTGGAGCTCAAACACACACTAGAGACCAAGAAGATTAAGAATCTCTACCTCGCAGGACAGATCAATGGCACCACGGGATATGAGGAGGCGGGTGCCCAAGGATTAGCCGCTGGAATCAATGCCGCACTTAGCGTCAAGGGTGAAGAGCCTTTTGTATTGCGCCGTGATGAGGCCTATTTGGGGGTGCTTATTGATGATCTTGTCACCAAGGGTACCAAAGAGCCCTATCGAATGTTCACCTCTAGGGCGGAGTATCGACTTCTTTTGCGCGAGGATAACGCTGAGTTTCGACTTTTGCGCCATGGAGCACGATTTGGCTTGGTGGAGGAGGAGGCACTTCTAGCCCTCCAAAAAGATGAGCAAAGCATTCATGGAGGGCTTGTTCATTTGCGGGAGAGTTCGGCAACGCCAAGCAAAGAGACACTCGCATTTTTAGAGGAAATGGGCGAGGAGAAGATTAATGATAAGACCACTTGGTTGGCCATCGCAGGGCGAAAAAGCTTTGATGAGGCAAAATTGCGAAAAATCTCTCCTCTGTTTGAAGAGATGAGTGAGAGAGCGTTAGGTCAGGTGCTTATTGAGGCCAAATACGCCTCCTACATCCAAAAACAGCAAGAGTCAGTTGGCTCAATGCAGGAGATGCTAAAGGTGAAGATTCCTGAAGGATTTATCTTTGATACCGTGCCAGGGCTCAGCCTAGAGGTGATTGAGAAGCTCAAGCGCTTCAATCCCCCCACGCTCTTTGCCGCCTCAGAGATTAGCGGAATCACTCCCGCCTCTTTGGATGTTTTGCACCTCTATATTCATCTAAGGGGAAAAGAATCGGTGGATTAA
- the prfA gene encoding peptide chain release factor 1, with product MLISKLTPFIERFEEITRLLGTMEVISDIKRMTELSKEQSALEALVLKAKEYLQTHRSIQENRALFEDKELGDLAKEENKLLEESLESLESEIKLLLIPKDPNDDKNIYLEIRAGTGGDEAGIFVGDLFKSYCRYADLKGWKVEIISSSENSVGGYKEVIALIKGNGVYSRLKYEGGTHRVQRVPETESQGRIHTSAITVAIMPEVDDVEVNINPNDLKIDVFRSGGHGGQSVNTTDSAVRITHLPTGISVSMQDEKSQHKNKDKALKILKARLYEAELEAKLSENSAARKLQVGSGDRSERIRTYNYPQNRLTDHRIGLTLYSLEEIMLSGNFDQVVDPIVAHYQAEMMKESED from the coding sequence ATGCTGATTTCTAAACTCACGCCTTTTATTGAGCGCTTTGAGGAGATCACCCGCCTGCTTGGCACCATGGAAGTGATATCTGACATTAAGCGTATGACCGAGCTTAGCAAGGAGCAGAGCGCTCTGGAAGCTCTTGTTTTAAAAGCCAAAGAGTATCTTCAAACCCACCGCTCTATCCAAGAGAATCGAGCCCTTTTTGAGGATAAAGAGCTAGGCGATCTCGCCAAAGAAGAGAATAAGCTTCTCGAAGAATCCCTCGAATCCCTCGAATCCGAAATCAAACTCCTCCTTATTCCCAAAGACCCCAATGATGATAAGAACATCTATCTGGAGATTCGTGCGGGCACGGGGGGCGATGAGGCGGGAATCTTTGTAGGTGATCTCTTTAAATCCTATTGTCGCTATGCCGACCTTAAAGGATGGAAAGTCGAAATCATCAGCTCAAGCGAGAACAGCGTGGGAGGCTACAAAGAGGTGATTGCCCTCATCAAGGGAAATGGAGTCTACTCCAGGCTCAAATACGAAGGGGGAACTCACCGCGTCCAGCGAGTCCCTGAAACCGAATCCCAAGGGAGAATCCACACCTCCGCCATCACGGTAGCGATCATGCCCGAGGTGGATGATGTCGAGGTCAATATCAATCCAAACGACCTCAAAATCGATGTTTTTCGCTCAGGCGGTCATGGGGGTCAATCGGTCAACACCACCGATAGCGCCGTTCGAATCACCCACCTTCCCACGGGAATTAGCGTCTCCATGCAAGATGAAAAATCCCAGCACAAAAACAAAGATAAGGCACTCAAAATCCTCAAAGCCCGTCTCTATGAGGCCGAACTAGAGGCCAAATTAAGCGAAAACTCCGCAGCTAGAAAGCTTCAAGTAGGAAGCGGCGATCGGAGCGAGAGGATTCGCACCTACAACTATCCCCAAAATCGCCTCACCGATCATCGCATCGGTCTCACGCTCTACAGTCTAGAGGAGATCATGCTAAGTGGCAACTTCGACCAAGTGGTCGATCCCATTGTCGCCCACTATCAAGCCGAAATGATGAAAGAATCAGAGGATTAA
- the rpsT gene encoding 30S ribosomal protein S20, whose translation MANHKSAEKRIRQTLKRTERNRYYRTRIKNITKAVKEAVASNDATKAEEALKVANKDLHKFVSKGILPKNTAARKVSRLHASVKKLSAQIA comes from the coding sequence ATGGCTAATCATAAATCAGCTGAAAAAAGAATCCGCCAAACATTGAAAAGAACTGAGAGAAATCGATATTATAGAACTCGAATCAAAAACATCACCAAGGCCGTCAAAGAAGCCGTAGCCAGCAATGATGCCACTAAAGCAGAAGAGGCTCTAAAAGTCGCCAACAAAGATCTTCATAAATTCGTTAGCAAGGGTATTCTTCCTAAAAACACGGCGGCACGAAAAGTGAGCCGACTTCACGCTTCCGTGAAAAAACTCTCCGCCCAGATCGCTTAA
- the glmM gene encoding phosphoglucosamine mutase — MKLFGTDGVRGKAGEKLTAFSAMKLGLAAGIYFRKQSKTNKILVGKDTRRSGYMIENALVSGLTAVGYNVIQIGPMPTPAIAYLTEDMRCDAGIMISASHNPFDDNGIKFFNRFGFKLDEEAEREIEAIYADEALLEASQKSGKEIGASKRIDDVVGRYIVHIKNSFPKELSLHGVRMVLDTANGAAYKVAPTIFSELGAEVFVINDAPNGHNINESCGATQPLMLSEEVKRVRADIGFALDGDADRLVVVDERGEVVDGDKLIGALAMHLKNSHTLEKPLAVATVMSNLALEEFLAKAKIKLLRAGVGDKYVLEMMQKEGANFGGEQSGHLIFSDFAKTGDGLVSALQTMAFVLRSGERASRALNIFDLYPQKLVNLPIKQKKELKEIEGFEALMSEIESQGFRQLIRYSGTENKLRILLEGKDGRALEKWMERCVEFFKATLGG; from the coding sequence ATGAAGCTCTTTGGCACGGATGGCGTGAGAGGAAAAGCGGGTGAGAAGCTCACCGCGTTCTCGGCGATGAAGCTCGGTTTAGCAGCGGGAATCTACTTCAGAAAACAGTCAAAAACCAACAAAATTTTGGTGGGCAAAGACACGAGACGAAGTGGCTATATGATTGAAAATGCCCTAGTAAGCGGTCTCACAGCGGTAGGATACAATGTGATTCAGATCGGTCCGATGCCCACACCGGCGATTGCTTACCTCACAGAAGATATGAGGTGTGATGCAGGAATCATGATCAGCGCCAGCCACAATCCCTTTGATGACAACGGAATCAAATTTTTCAATCGCTTTGGTTTTAAACTCGATGAAGAGGCGGAGCGCGAGATTGAAGCCATCTATGCGGATGAGGCACTGCTTGAGGCGAGTCAAAAGAGCGGCAAAGAGATTGGCGCCTCTAAACGAATCGATGATGTCGTGGGACGATACATCGTTCACATCAAAAATTCCTTCCCCAAAGAGCTCTCTTTGCATGGAGTGCGCATGGTTCTTGACACGGCCAATGGTGCAGCCTACAAGGTCGCTCCGACCATCTTTAGTGAGCTGGGGGCGGAGGTTTTTGTGATCAATGACGCTCCCAATGGGCACAACATCAACGAATCTTGCGGTGCAACTCAGCCCTTGATGCTCTCTGAAGAGGTGAAGCGAGTGCGAGCGGATATTGGCTTCGCGCTTGATGGAGATGCTGATAGGCTTGTGGTGGTCGATGAACGCGGCGAAGTGGTGGACGGGGATAAGCTCATTGGGGCGCTTGCCATGCATCTTAAAAATTCTCACACACTAGAGAAACCCTTGGCGGTGGCCACCGTGATGAGCAATCTCGCCCTTGAAGAGTTTTTGGCCAAGGCCAAAATCAAGCTCTTGCGCGCGGGAGTGGGTGATAAGTACGTCTTGGAGATGATGCAAAAAGAGGGGGCGAATTTTGGTGGAGAGCAGAGTGGACATCTGATCTTTAGTGATTTTGCCAAGACGGGCGATGGGCTGGTCTCTGCTCTTCAGACGATGGCCTTTGTGCTTCGAAGCGGAGAGAGGGCATCTAGGGCACTCAATATTTTCGATCTCTATCCTCAAAAGTTGGTGAATCTCCCTATCAAGCAGAAAAAAGAGCTCAAAGAGATTGAGGGATTTGAGGCGCTCATGAGCGAGATCGAATCGCAAGGATTCAGGCAACTCATCCGCTATTCAGGCACAGAGAACAAGCTTCGAATCTTGCTAGAGGGTAAAGATGGTCGAGCGCTAGAGAAGTGGATGGAGCGATGCGTAGAGTTTTTTAAAGCAACACTTGGCGGATGA
- the lspA gene encoding signal peptidase II — MRIALFRSLGLFVLVFAIDQAIKALILGGFRWESEALSITLAFNKGVAFSMFAFLEGWLKYIQLGMLGGILLFLAYDRSFFVAHYLPLSILLAAGFSNILDRFIHGGVVDYVYWHYGFEFAIFNFADVMIDVAVALFLWQTFFKQK; from the coding sequence ATGAGAATCGCACTTTTTCGCTCCTTGGGGCTTTTTGTTCTAGTTTTTGCCATTGATCAGGCCATTAAAGCGCTGATTTTAGGGGGATTTCGATGGGAGAGCGAGGCGCTCTCCATCACGCTTGCCTTTAATAAAGGGGTGGCATTCTCCATGTTCGCCTTTTTGGAGGGGTGGCTCAAATATATTCAGCTGGGAATGCTGGGAGGAATCCTCCTCTTTTTGGCCTATGATCGGAGCTTTTTTGTAGCACACTATCTGCCCTTGTCGATTCTGTTAGCGGCAGGATTTTCCAATATCTTGGATCGCTTTATCCACGGGGGAGTGGTGGATTATGTCTATTGGCATTATGGTTTTGAGTTTGCGATCTTTAACTTCGCGGATGTGATGATCGATGTTGCCGTGGCGCTCTTCCTCTGGCAGACATTTTTTAAGCAGAAATAA
- the thrS gene encoding threonine--tRNA ligase — MKYQNEIYDLQTAQLLGIEGEEILFDNSPDSLHIIRHSCAHLLAQAIKSLYPEAQFFVGPVVQEGFYYDFRVESKIGEEDLAIIEKKMKEIAKNGSDIERYTLSREEAIAKFAKDDLKQAVISRIPEGDLSIYRQGEFEDLCRGPHLPSTKLLHAFKLTKLAGAYLGGDEKSEMLTRIYGIAFADKESLNAYLHQMEEAKKRDHRKVGTEMGLFIFDEDVGAGLPIWLPAGARLRRRLEAMLTEAHIRRNYEPVRGPEILKSDLWKISGHYQNYKENMYFTKIDEVEYGIKPMNCVGHIKVYGSGVRSYRELPLRFYEYGVVHRHEKSGVLHGLLRVREFTQDDAHIFCRPEQIKDEVVDIVHFVDKIMSAFGFNYEMEISTRPEKSIGDEAIWEKGTQALKEALEAQGLQYGIDEGGGAFYGPKIDIKITDAIGRKWQCGTVQIDMNLPERFELAYTDENNTPQRPVMIHRAILGSFERFVAILTEHFGGEFPFFIAPTPVAIVPIGEEQLEYAKHLRLELQKVGVYAEIHDKNETLNKKIRTVEKQRVPMIVVLGEREVNEKKVAIRDRREKRQYELGEAEFIQLAKEKMSEVNF, encoded by the coding sequence ATTAAATATCAAAACGAGATCTACGATCTCCAAACTGCCCAGCTTTTGGGAATAGAGGGGGAAGAGATTCTGTTCGATAATTCCCCTGATTCTCTTCATATTATCCGCCACTCCTGCGCTCACCTTCTTGCCCAAGCCATCAAATCGCTCTATCCAGAGGCTCAGTTTTTTGTAGGACCTGTCGTGCAAGAGGGCTTCTATTATGATTTTAGAGTGGAGAGTAAAATCGGCGAAGAGGATTTGGCGATTATTGAAAAAAAGATGAAAGAGATCGCCAAGAATGGCTCAGATATTGAGCGCTACACTCTCTCTAGAGAAGAGGCGATCGCCAAGTTTGCCAAGGATGACCTCAAGCAGGCGGTGATCTCTAGAATTCCCGAGGGAGATCTCTCCATCTATCGTCAAGGGGAATTTGAGGATCTTTGCCGAGGTCCTCACCTCCCTAGCACCAAGCTACTCCATGCTTTCAAGCTCACCAAGCTTGCAGGGGCCTATTTGGGCGGAGATGAGAAATCAGAGATGCTCACGCGAATCTATGGAATCGCCTTTGCCGATAAAGAATCGCTCAACGCCTATCTCCATCAAATGGAAGAGGCCAAAAAGCGCGACCACCGAAAAGTGGGAACAGAGATGGGGCTTTTCATCTTTGATGAGGATGTGGGTGCAGGACTTCCCATTTGGCTTCCTGCGGGCGCGAGACTCCGAAGGCGACTTGAGGCGATGCTGACTGAGGCGCATATTAGACGCAATTATGAGCCCGTCCGAGGGCCTGAGATTCTTAAGAGCGACCTTTGGAAGATCAGCGGACATTATCAGAATTACAAAGAAAATATGTATTTCACCAAGATTGACGAGGTGGAGTATGGCATCAAGCCGATGAACTGTGTCGGCCACATCAAGGTCTATGGGAGTGGCGTGAGGAGCTATCGCGAGCTTCCCTTGCGATTCTATGAGTATGGCGTGGTGCATCGTCATGAGAAGAGTGGCGTGCTTCATGGGCTTTTGCGCGTGAGAGAGTTCACTCAGGATGATGCCCATATTTTCTGCCGACCTGAGCAGATCAAAGATGAAGTGGTGGATATTGTCCACTTTGTTGATAAGATCATGAGCGCTTTTGGCTTTAACTATGAGATGGAGATCTCCACGCGCCCTGAGAAATCCATTGGCGATGAAGCCATCTGGGAGAAAGGGACTCAAGCGCTCAAGGAGGCACTAGAGGCTCAAGGGCTCCAATATGGAATCGACGAGGGAGGCGGGGCATTCTACGGTCCTAAGATTGATATCAAAATCACCGATGCGATTGGCCGAAAGTGGCAGTGTGGAACAGTGCAGATTGATATGAACTTGCCTGAGAGGTTTGAGCTTGCCTATACGGATGAGAACAACACTCCTCAGCGCCCTGTGATGATCCATCGAGCTATTTTGGGTTCTTTTGAGCGATTTGTGGCTATACTTACAGAGCATTTTGGCGGGGAGTTTCCTTTCTTCATCGCGCCCACGCCTGTGGCGATCGTGCCCATTGGCGAAGAGCAGTTAGAGTACGCCAAACACCTTCGACTTGAGCTGCAAAAGGTCGGGGTTTATGCGGAGATTCACGATAAGAACGAGACGCTCAACAAAAAGATTCGTACTGTAGAGAAGCAACGCGTTCCCATGATTGTTGTCTTGGGTGAGCGCGAGGTGAATGAGAAAAAAGTGGCAATTAGAGATAGGCGCGAGAAGCGCCAATATGAGCTTGGCGAGGCTGAGTTCATCCAATTAGCGAAGGAGAAAATGAGTGAGGTTAACTTTTGA
- the infC gene encoding translation initiation factor IF-3 encodes MSKNNDTTLLNEEIRFPEVRCLGDEGTQYGVVSSSEALKIAQDLGLDLVLIAPEAKPPVCKIMDYGKFRYQQEKKQKEAKKKQKQIEIKEIKLSVKIAQNDVNYKVKHAKEFLEEDKHVRFRVFLKGREMSEPQSGVEVLKRVWELVEDIAIMDKEPKPEGRYVNMTVIPKPKKVK; translated from the coding sequence TTGAGTAAAAACAACGACACGACACTCCTCAATGAGGAGATTAGATTTCCTGAGGTCAGATGTTTAGGGGATGAGGGAACACAATATGGGGTGGTCTCCTCTAGCGAGGCGTTGAAAATCGCCCAAGACCTTGGGCTGGATCTCGTGTTGATCGCCCCTGAGGCGAAGCCTCCTGTCTGCAAGATTATGGATTACGGTAAATTCCGTTATCAGCAAGAGAAGAAGCAGAAAGAGGCCAAGAAAAAACAGAAGCAGATCGAGATTAAAGAGATCAAGCTCTCGGTGAAGATCGCTCAAAATGATGTCAACTACAAAGTCAAGCACGCCAAAGAGTTCCTTGAAGAGGACAAACATGTTCGATTCCGCGTCTTTTTGAAGGGTCGAGAGATGAGCGAGCCCCAAAGTGGCGTTGAAGTGCTAAAGCGTGTTTGGGAGCTGGTCGAAGATATCGCCATTATGGATAAAGAACCCAAGCCAGAGGGTCGCTATGTCAACATGACGGTGATTCCAAAGCCTAAAAAAGTTAAATAA
- the rpmI gene encoding 50S ribosomal protein L35, which translates to MPKMKTNRGAAKRFKLKKNLIKRGSAFKSHILTKKSAKRKAGLNEPKYVNDANLDSIKKLLCMA; encoded by the coding sequence ATGCCCAAGATGAAAACTAATCGCGGTGCCGCTAAAAGATTCAAACTTAAAAAGAATCTAATCAAGCGAGGATCGGCCTTCAAAAGCCACATCCTAACCAAGAAAAGTGCGAAGCGCAAGGCGGGTCTTAACGAGCCTAAGTACGTTAATGACGCTAACCTTGATTCGATCAAGAAGCTGCTTTGCATGGCGTAA
- the rplT gene encoding 50S ribosomal protein L20 produces MPRVKTGTVRRQRHKKVLKLARGFYSGRRKHFRKAKEQLERSMYYAFRDRKQKKRDFRSLWITRINAACRINEISYSRFMHGLKLANIELDRKILADMAMNEPANFAKIVEAAKKAL; encoded by the coding sequence ATGCCAAGAGTTAAAACCGGTACAGTCAGACGACAAAGACATAAAAAAGTTCTAAAGCTCGCTAGAGGTTTCTATAGCGGTCGAAGAAAACACTTCCGAAAAGCTAAAGAGCAGCTCGAAAGAAGTATGTATTACGCTTTCCGCGATAGGAAGCAAAAGAAGCGAGATTTCCGAAGTCTTTGGATCACTCGTATCAATGCTGCTTGCCGAATCAATGAAATCAGCTATTCTCGATTCATGCATGGACTAAAGCTCGCCAATATTGAATTGGATAGAAAAATCCTAGCGGATATGGCAATGAATGAACCTGCCAACTTCGCTAAAATCGTAGAAGCCGCTAAAAAAGCGCTCTAA